The following coding sequences are from one Rhodobiaceae bacterium window:
- the glnQ gene encoding glutamine transport ATP-binding protein GlnQ produces the protein MTAPNKAIIEIDKIDKWFGDFHVLKDVSLTVREGERIVVVGPSGSGKSTLIRCINRLEAHNQGRIVVDGIELTEDLKRIDEVRREVGMVFQQFNLFPHMTVLENCTLAPIWVRKLPQKEAEELAMSYLERVRIPEQALKYPGQLSGGQQQRVAIARALCMNPKIMLFDEPTSALDPEMIKEVLDVMVDLAEGGMTMICVTHEMGFARRVADRVIFMDEGEIIEIKSPQDFFENPEHERTKLFLSQILED, from the coding sequence ATGACCGCCCCGAATAAGGCCATCATTGAAATCGATAAAATCGACAAATGGTTCGGTGACTTTCATGTGCTGAAGGATGTCTCTCTGACCGTGCGTGAAGGTGAGCGGATTGTCGTGGTGGGTCCATCCGGGTCCGGTAAATCCACGCTCATTCGCTGCATCAACAGACTGGAAGCGCACAATCAGGGACGGATTGTGGTTGATGGCATTGAACTTACAGAAGACCTGAAACGTATCGACGAAGTTCGGCGCGAAGTCGGCATGGTGTTTCAACAGTTCAATCTGTTTCCGCACATGACCGTTCTGGAAAACTGCACGCTTGCCCCCATCTGGGTTCGAAAGTTGCCTCAGAAGGAAGCGGAAGAACTCGCCATGTCCTATCTTGAGCGGGTGCGCATTCCTGAGCAGGCACTAAAATATCCTGGTCAGCTGAGCGGCGGGCAGCAACAACGTGTTGCGATTGCGCGCGCTCTCTGCATGAACCCCAAGATCATGCTGTTTGATGAACCAACTTCCGCGCTTGATCCAGAGATGATCAAGGAAGTATTGGATGTGATGGTGGACCTGGCAGAAGGCGGGATGACGATGATCTGTGTTACCCATGAGATGGGCTTCGCTCGTCGTGTTGCGGACCGCGTCATCTTTATGGATGAGGGCGAGATTATTGAAATCAAATCGCCGCAGGACTTCTTCGAAAATCCGGAACATGAGAGAACGAAATTGTTCCTCTCCCAAATCCTGGAAGATTAA